A window of the Capricornis sumatraensis isolate serow.1 chromosome 9, serow.2, whole genome shotgun sequence genome harbors these coding sequences:
- the LOC138085373 gene encoding protocadherin beta-10-like — protein MEARRFPCSRQRQVLFLFLFGGVSLAGSGFGRYSVTEETERGSFVVNIAKDLGLGDKELLARGARVVSDDNKQHLLLDSQTGDLLTNEKLDREKLCGSREPCMLYFQILMDNPFQIYRIELRVRDINDHSPVFRDKETVLKILENTAEGTSFQLERAQDSDGGLNGIQNYTINLNSFFHIKISGSDEGIIYPELVLDRALDREKQQEFSLTLTALDGGLPPRSGATNIHIVILDVNDNAPQFSQAIYETQAPENSPVGSFIAQVSAGDADSGINADTSYSFFDASEDILTTFHINPFSGEIILRLLLDYELVKSYKINIQAIDGGGLSSKCSVWVEVLDTNDNAPELIISSLSNHVVENSPETALAVFRIKDRDSGENGKTVCFIPDHLPFLLKPSVENFYILMTEGALDRESQAEYNITITVTDMGTPRLKTEHNITVLVSDVNDNAPAFTQTSYTLWVRENNSPALHIGSVSATDTDAGANAQVTYSLLPSSDSPVPLASLVSINPDNGHLFALTSLDYEALRAFEFHVGATDRGSPALSSQALVRVLVADANDNAPFVLYPLQNASAPCTELVPRAAEPGYLVTKVVAVDGDAGQNAWLSYQLLKATEPGLFGVWAHNGEVRTARLLSERDAPKQRLVVLVKDNGEPPLSASVTLHVLLVDGFSQPYLPPPEAEAAAAAPADPLTVYLVVALASVSSLFLFSVLVFVAVRLCRRGGAGSAGRCPVPEGHFPGHLVDVSGTGTLSQSYQYEVCLMGGTGTNEFKFLKPILPTVQAQDPGRNSDENPTFRNSVGFNIQ, from the coding sequence ATGGAGGCTAGACGATTTCCCTGCTCAAGACAAAGGCAAgtcctgtttctttttctgtttggggGAGTATCCTTAGCAGGCTCTGGGTTTGGACGTTACTCGgtgacagaggaaacagagagaggATCCTTTGTAGTCAATATAGCTAAGGATCTGGGGCTGGGGGACAAGGAGTTGCTTGCAAGGGGAGCGCGGGTGGTCTCTGATGATAACAAACAACACTTGCTCCTGGACTCTCAAACTGGGGATTTGCTTACAAATGAAAAACTGGACCGGGAGAAGCTGTGTGGCTCCAGAGAACCCTGTATgctgtattttcaaattttaatggaTAATCCCTTTCAGATTTACCGGATTGAGCTGAGGGTGAGGGACATAAATGATCATTCACCAGTTTTTCGAGACAAAGAGACAgtcttaaaaatattagaaaatacagCTGAAGGGACCTCATTTCAACTAGAAAGAGCACAAGATTCAGATGGAGGACTTAATGGTATCCAGAACTATACTATCAACCTCAACTCTTTTTTCCATATTAAAATTAGTGGCAGTGATGAAGGCATAATATATCCAGAGCTAGTACTGGACAGGGCGCTGGATCGGGAGAAACAGCAAGAGTTCAGCTTAACACTCACAGCGCTGGATGGTGGGTTGCCACCCAGGTCTGGAGCCACTAATATACACATTGTGATCCTGGATGTCAACGACAATGCCCCTCAGTTTTCGCAGGCAATCTATGAGACCCAGGCTCCGGAGAACAGCCCAGTAGGGTCCTTTATTGCTCAAGtctctgcaggagatgcagactcTGGAATAAATGCAGACACATCCTATTCATTTTTTGATGCTTCTGAAGATATTCTAACAACCTTTCATATCAATCCTTTTTCTGGAGAAATCATACTCAGACTGTTGCTTGATTATGAACTAGTAAAGtcttacaaaataaatatacaggcAATCGACGGTGGGGgcctttcttcaaaatgctcAGTTTGGGTCGAGGTATTAGACACCAACGACAATGCCCCTGAACTGATCATATCATCACTTTCCAACCATGTGGTAGAGAACTCTCCTGAGACAGCATTGGCTGTTTTTAGGATTAAAGACAGAGATTCgggagaaaatggaaagacaGTTTGCTTCATTCCAGACCATCTGCCGTTTCTTCTGAAACCCTCTGTGGAGAATTTTTACATCCTAATGACAGAAGGGGCACTGGACAGAGAAAGCCAAGCGGAGTACAACATCACCATCACGGTCACAGACATGGGAACCCCCAGACTGAAAACCGAACACAACATAACCGTGCTGGTGTCCGACGTCAACGACAACGCCCCCGCCTTCACCCAGACCTCCTACACCCTGTGGGTCCGCGAGAACAACAGCCCCGCCCTGCACATCGGCAGCGTCAGCGCCACAGACACAGACGCGGGCGCCAACGCCCAGGTCACCTACTCGCTGCTGCCGTCCTCCGACTCACCCGTGCCCCTCGCCTCCCTCGTGTCCATCAACCCCGACAACGGCCACCTCTTCGCCCTCACGTCCCTGGACTACGAAGCCCTGCGAGCCTTCGAGTTCCACGTGGGCGCCACCGACCGCGGCTCGCCGGCACTCAGCAGCCAGGCGCTGGTGCGCGTGCTCGTGGCGGACGCCAACGACAACGCGCCCTTCGTGCTCTACCCGCTGCAGAACGCCTCGGCGCCCTGCACCGAGCTGGTGCCCAGGGCGGCCGAGCCGGGCTACCTGGTGACCAAGGTGGTGGCGGTGGACGGCGACGCGGGCCAGAACGCCTGGCTGTCGTACCAGCTGCTCAAGGCCACGGAGCCCGGGCTGTTCGGCGTGTGGGCGCACAACGGCGAGGTGCGCACGGCGCGGCTGCTGAGCGAGCGCGACGCGCCCAAGCAGCGGCTGGTGGTGCTGGTCAAAGACAACGGCGAGCCGCCGCTGTCGGCCAGCGTCACGCTGCACGTGCTGCTGGTGGACGGCTTCTCGCAGCCCTACCTGCCGCCCCCGGAAGCGGAAGCAGCGGCCGCGGCGCCGGCCGACCCGCTCACCGTCTACCTGGTGGTGGCCTTGGCGTCGGTGTCGTCGCTCTTCCTCTTCTCGGTGCTGGTGTTCGTGGCGGTGCGGCTGtgcaggaggggcggggcgggctcGGCGGGTCGCTGCCCGGTGCCCGAGGGCCACTTCCCGGGCCACCTGGTGGACGTCAGCGGCACGGGGACCCTGTCGCAGAGCTACCAGTACGAGGTGtgtctgatgggagggactgggacgAATGAGTTCAAATTCTTGAAGCCGATTCTCCCCACTGTTCAGGCACAAGATCCTGGGAGAAACAGTGACGAAAATCCCACATTTCGCAATAGCGTTGGATTTAATATTCAGTAA
- the LOC138085452 gene encoding protocadherin beta-12-like, whose translation MEIGGAGVLQIRQVLLFFVLLGMSQAGSDSGRFSVAEEMQSGSFVGNLAKDLGLEVGELFSRGAQVVSNDNKQRLQLDINTGDLLLREALDREELCGSTEPCVLHFQILMKSPLEFLRIELQVKDINDHSPAFLEKEMVLEIPENSPVGAVFLLESAKDLDVGINALKNYTISPNPHFHIKMRVNPDNRKYPELVLDKALDYEEQSELNFILTALDGGSPPKSGSTLVRVVVVDSNDNSPEFQQPFYEVKISEDSILGSPVVTVSAWDLDSDKNGEISYMFTHASEDIRKTFEINQKSGEVSLTSPLDFETTESYSIIIQATDGGGLFGKSTLRIQVMDVNDNAPEVTVSSITSPIPENSLEIVVMVFSIRDRDSGENGRMTCSVSENLPFVLKSSVENYYTLETERMLDRERQAEYNITITVTDMGTPSLKTEHNITVLVSDVNDNAPAFTQTSYTLWVRENNSPALHIGSVSATDTDAGANAQVTYSLLPPPDSPVPLASLVSINPDNGHLFALTSLDYEALRAFEFRVGATDRGSPALSSQALVRVLVADANDNAPFVLYPLQNASAPCTELVPRAAEPGYLVTKVVAVDGDAGQNAWLSYQLLKATEPGLFGVWAHNGEVRTARLLSERDAPKQRLVVLVKDNGEPPLSASVTLHVLLVDGFSQPYLPPPEAEAAAAAPADPLTVYLVVALASVSSLFLFSVLVFVAVRLCRRGGAGSAGRCPVPEGHFPGHLVDVSGTGTLSQSYQYEVCLMGGTGTNEFKFLKPILPNLPTQRPGKEIEENHTSYNSLGFNIQ comes from the coding sequence ATGGAGATTGGAGGGGCAGGCGTTCTGCAGATAAGGCAAGtcctgcttttctttgttttgctgGGGATGTCTCAAGCGGGCTCTGACTCTGGGCGCTTCTCAGTGGCAGAGGAAATGCAGAGTGGGAGCTTTGTAGGCAATCTGGCAAAAGACCTGGGGCTGGAAGTGGGTGAGCTATTCTCCAGAGGGGCTCAGGTGGTCTCTAATGATAACAAACAGCGATTGCAGCTGGACATAAATACAGGGGATTTGCTCTTAAGAGAAGCACTAGACCGGGAGGAGCTCTGTGGCTCCACCGAGCCCTGTGTGCTGCATTTCCAGATATTAATGAAAAGCCCCTTGGAGTTTTTACGGATTGAGCTCCAGGTCAAGGATATAAATGATCACTCTCCTGCcttcttagaaaaagaaatggtctTAGAAATCCCAGAGAATAGTCCTGTCGGTGCTGTGTTCTTACTAGAAAGTGCAAAGGATTTGGATGTAGGAATCAACGCTCTAAAAAACTACACAATAAGCCCCAACCCTCATTTCCACATTAAAATGAGAGTCAATCCGGATAACAGGAAATACCCAGAGTTAGTTCTGGATAAGGCGCTGGATTATGAAGAGCAGTCTGAACTCAATTTCATTCTCACCGCTCTGGATGGCGGGTCTCCACCTAAGTCCGGGAGTACCTTGGTCCGGGTGGTGGTCGTGGACAGTAATGACAACTCCCCTGAGTTTCAGCAGCCATTTTATGAGGTGAAGATTTCAGAAGATAGCATACTAGGCTCACCGGTTGTCACCGTCTCAGCTTGGGATTTAGATTCAGATAAAAACGGGGAAATATCATACATGTTTACCCATGCCTCAGAAGATATTCGCAAGACATTTGAAATTAACCAAAAGTCTGGAGAAGTGAGTTTAACGTCACCCTTGGATTTTGAAACAACTGAATCATATTCCATAATCATTCAAGCCACAGATGGGGGAGGCCTTTTTggaaaatcaacactcagaattCAGGTGATGGATGTGAATGACAATGCTCCTGAAGTGACTGTGTCATCAATTACCAGCCCAATCCCAGAAAATTCTCTGGAGATTGTGGTTATGGTTTTTAGTATCCGAGATAGAGACTCTGGGGAGAATGGGAGGATGACTTGTTCTGTTTCAGAAAACCTCCCGTTCGTGCTAAAATCATCAGTTGAGAATTACTACACGTTGGAAACGGAAAGAATGCTGGACAGAGAAAGGCAAGCGGAGTACAACATCACCATCACGGTCACTGACATGGGAACCCCCAGTCTGAAAACCGAACACAACATAACCGTGCTGGTGTCCGACGTCAACGACAACGCCCCCGCCTTCACCCAGACCTCCTACACCCTGTGGGTCCGCGAGAACAACAGCCCCGCCCTGCACATCGGCAGCGTCAGCGCCACAGACACAGACGCCGGCGCCAACGCCCAGGTCACCTACTCGCTGCTGCCGCCCCCCGACTCGCCCGTGCCCCTCGCCTCCCTCGTATCCATCAACCCCGACAACGGCCACCTCTTCGCCCTCACGTCCCTGGACTACGAGGCCCTGCGAGCCTTCGAGTTCCGCGTGGGCGCCACTGACCGCGGCTCGCCAGCACTCAGCAGCCAGGCGCTGGTGCGCGTGCTCGTGGCGGACGCCAACGACAACGCGCCCTTCGTGCTCTACCCGCTGCAGAACGCCTCGGCGCCCTGCACCGAGCTGGTGCCCAGGGCGGCCGAGCCGGGCTACCTGGTGACCAAGGTGGTGGCGGTGGACGGCGACGCGGGCCAGAACGCCTGGCTGTCGTACCAGCTGCTCAAGGCCACGGAGCCCGGGCTGTTCGGCGTGTGGGCGCACAACGGCGAGGTGCGCACGGCGCGGCTGCTGAGCGAGCGCGACGCGCCCAAGCAGCGGCTGGTGGTGCTGGTCAAGGACAACGGCGAGCCGCCGCTGTCGGCCAGCGTCACGCTGCACGTGCTGCTGGTGGACGGCTTCTCGCAGCCCTACCTGCCGCCCCCGGAAGCGGAAGCAGCGGCCGCGGCGCCGGCCGACCCGCTCACCGTCTACCTGGTGGTGGCCTTGGCGTCGGTGTCGTCGCTCTTCCTCTTCTCGGTGCTGGTGTTCGTGGCGGTGCGGCTGtgcaggaggggcggggcgggctcGGCGGGTCGCTGCCCGGTGCCCGAGGGCCACTTCCCGGGCCACCTGGTGGACGTCAGCGGCACGGGGACCCTGTCGCAGAGCTACCAGTACGAGGTGTGTCTGATGGGAGGAACTGGGACGAATGAGTTCAAATTCTTGAAGCCGATTCTCCCCAATCTCCCGACCCAACGCCctgggaaagaaatagaggaaaatcatACTTCCTACAATAGCCTTGGGTTCAATATTCAGTGA